A portion of the Lolium rigidum isolate FL_2022 chromosome 1, APGP_CSIRO_Lrig_0.1, whole genome shotgun sequence genome contains these proteins:
- the LOC124650521 gene encoding protein ALTERED PHOSPHATE STARVATION RESPONSE 1-like yields the protein MGCAHSKPPRADQGAAVALCRDRSALLAEAIRHRYALADAHRAYAASLRAAGAALHDFLQVQPPPPPEPTVRLAEHRKGDTLPAAAPPVPAAAKLVDDNGGHIRFTSDDDEEGSESDDAHISFPSSSSSEDEAEPRVPRSELLPPAAPAPTRPAPPYGVGYAPPLYSYSYGAGPAYGGYGADIGGYGQSFFNISYARSRPPPPSVSYEHRPQSTDATVQYYPGSYYGGYQYPQGSGLHQVAASSCEGAGPPPSPPRVSTWEFLNPFESVASYYGDEPTAAAATSRPSSKDAQEEVVIPKLEDEKVQENVVNGNTGKAGLAKKEERSNASEEQRSKAMSPEANNNTASGMVHDVHVVERSLVEEHLQHSDADGLPEISRKAYNDNVEVAQEIRLQFDLAAKSAAEVSKMLEVGKMPYYQKKSGLKVSSSMMICGLPSIGEEFLQFQEEKAMECGNISSTLQKLYMWEKKLLEELKTEEKMRGQYDKKREELKVLYERGAEAQKLEAIEIYTRKLSTKISVALQVVNVVSKKINKLRDEELWPQTFELIQGYAMCISVDYGRWLKKMWHAMSECHQIQWHALSQAKNIDSNIAAARFSEAHIGLMKQLELQLLDLVASFAAWVNAQKSYINTINDWLKKGIDYVPEVTDDGTPPFSPGRLGAPPIFIICNNWAMGITRIPETEVVDAMQDFASNVLHLWEKHRSEWRQSMMANRDMDRELRVMERDELSMRKALKAQNKKFVLVSNHSGVSLSAQALQDGSTPAEVALQSSMKKYFEAMECFAASCANAYNDLHRRSEEERTRPAQDIGRAS from the exons ATGGGGTGCGCGCATTCCAAGCCGCCGCGAGCGGATCAGGGCGCGGCGGTCGCGCTCTGCCGGGACCGCTCTGCGCTGCTTGCCGAGGCCATCCGCCACCGCTACGCGCTCGCCGACGCCCACCGCGCCTACGCCGCCTCGCTGCGCGCCGCCGGGGCCGCGCTGCACGACTTCCTCCAGGtgcaaccaccaccgccgcctgaGCCCACCGTGCGCCTCGCCGAGCACCGGAAGGGGGACACGCTCCCCGCCGCGGCGCCACCCGTCCCTGCCGCGGCCAAACTGGTcgatgacaatggcggccacaTTCGCTTCACCtcggacgacgacgaagagggctCCGAGTCCGACGACGCGCACATCAGcttcccgtcctcctcctcctccgaggacgaAGCCGAGCCACGTGTCCCCCGCTCCGAGCTCCTCCCGCCCGCGGCACCGGCGCCGACTCGGCCAGCTCCGCCGTACGGTGTTGGATACGCTCCGCCGCTCTACAGCTACAGCTACGGCGCCGGCCCCGCGTATGGTGGGTACGGCGCCGACATTGGCGGCTACGGCCAGAGCTTCTTCAACATCAGTTATGCCCGcagccggccgccgccaccgtccgtgtCATACGAGCACCGGCCCCAGTCCACCGATGCCACCGTCCAGTACTACCCCGGTTCATACTACGGCGGCTATCAGTACCCCCAGGGCAGCGGCTTGCATCAGGTGGCAGCCTCCTCCTGCGAGGGGGCtgggccgccgccttcgccgccacGTGTGTCCACCTGGGAATTCCTCAACCCGTTTGAGTCAGTCGCGAGCTACTACGGGGATGAGCCGACTGCTGCTGCCGCGACGTCTAGGCCTAGCTCCAAGGATGCGCAAGAGGAGGTTGTCATCCCGAAATTGGAGGATGAGAAAGTGCAAGAAAACGTCGTCAATGGCAACACTGGTAAAGCTGGGTTGGCCAAGAAGGAAGAAAGGAGCAATGCCAGTGAGGAGCAACGCAGCAAGGCCATGTCGCCGGAGGCGAACAATAACACTGCAAGTGGCATGGTTCATGATGTCCATGTAGTGGAGAGGAGTCTGGTGGAAGAACATCTGCAGCATTCCGATGCTGATGGGCTGCCTGAGATTTCACGGAAGGCGTACAATGACAATGTCGAGGTGGCGCAGGAGATCAGGCTACAGTTTGATCTCGCCGCCAAGTCTGCGGCTGAGGTGTCCAAGATGCTTGAGGTTGGGAAGATGCCTTACTACCAGAAGAAATCAGGACTGAAAG TATCCTCCTCCATGATGATCTGTGGGCTGCCTTCAATCGGTGAGGAGTTCCTGCAGTTTCAGGAGGAGAAAGCTATGGAATGTGGCAACATTTCTTCCACATTGCAGAAGCTGTACATGTGGGAGAAGAAGCTTCTTGAGGAACTCAAG ACCGAGGAGAAGATGAGAGGGCAATATGATAAAAAACGGGAGGAGCTGAAAGTTCTGTATGAGAGAGGTGCTGAAGCTCAGAAGCTTGAGGCAATTGAAATTTATACCAGGAAGCTATCAACAAAAATTAGTGTTGCCCTTCAAGTTGTCAATGTTGTCTCAAAGAAGATTAATAAGTTGAGAGATGAAGAACTATGGCCGCAAACGTTTGAGCTGATTCAAGGGTATGCAATGTGTATCTCT GTAGATTATGGTAGGTG GTTGAAGAAAATGTGGCATGCCATGTCAGAGTGCCATCAGATCCAGTGGCATGCCTTATCCCAAGCTAAAAACATTGATTCCAACATAGCAGCTGCAAGATTCAGTGAAGCTCATATTGGTTTAATGAAGCAGCTAGAGCTTCAGTTGCTAGATTTGGTTGCCAGTTTTGCCGCATGGGTTAATGCTCAAAAGAGCTACATTAATACTATCAATGACTGGCTCAAGAAGGGAATCGACTATGTTCCTGAAGTAACTGATGATGGGACTCCACCCTTCTCTCCAGGTCGATTAGGTGCACCCCCCATTTTCATCATCTGCAATAATTGGGCAATGGGCATCACGAGGATACCTGAGACAGAAGTAGTAGACGCGATGCAGGATTTTGCCTCTAATGTTCTGCATCTCTGGGAGAAGCACAGGTCAGAGTGGAGGCAGAGTATGATGGCTAACAGAGATATGGACAGGGAGCTTAGAGTGATGGAGAGGGATGAACTGTCGATGCGCAAGGCTCTGAAAGCACAAAACAAGAAGTTTGTGCTTGTTTCCAATCACAGCGGAGTGTCCTTATCTGCACAAGCATTACAAGACGGCAGTACACCTGCTGAAGTGGCTTTGCAATCATCTATGAAGAAATATTTCGAAGCAATGGAGTGCTTTGCTGCTTCCTGTGCAAACGCATACAACGATCTCCATCGTCGTTCTGAAGAAGAGAGAACTCGACCTGCCCAAGATATTGGCAGAGCTTCCTAG